One part of the Megachile rotundata isolate GNS110a chromosome 16, iyMegRotu1, whole genome shotgun sequence genome encodes these proteins:
- the LOC100876012 gene encoding uridine phosphorylase 1 isoform X2, translating to MSLLLEDEEIDEYSDGSVRLRNPNIELMDQDILYHLALGSGSHDLVEMFGDVKFVCMGGTPKRMEQFAHYIMQEIGHKLPAGTTLLDISQYSYRYSMYKVGPVLSISHGMGIPSVGILLHEVIKLMYHAKVKDPIFFRIGTCGGIGLEGGTVVISEEAVDGMLKPYLDLPVLGKIVRRPAKLDRQLAHDLKALAHRDDPYDTVIGKTMCTYDFYEGQGRMDGAFCEFSENDKLEYLNKLHEAGVVNIEMESLSFAALTHHAGIKSAVVCVTLLDRLKGDQVLAPKEVLDEWQMRPQQLVSRYITRYLQRKGPRSLEGHGLMFVKSPRRFKLVQQESENYD from the exons ATGAGTCTCCTTCTGGAGGACGAGGAAATCGACGA GTACTCAGATGGCTCCGTACGACTACGAAATCCAAATATCGAGCTCATGGATCAGGACATCCTGTACCATCTCGCTCTTGGCAGCGGCTCGCACGATCTTGTGGAGATGTTCGGAGATGTCAAG TTCGTGTGCATGGGAGGCACACCTAAACGCATGGAACAGTTCGCCCACTACATAATGCAAGAAATAGGCCATAAGCTTCCTGCTGGAACGACGCTTCTCGACATTAGTCAGTATTCATACCGTTACTCCATGTACAAAGTTGGACCCGTTCTATCTATTAGC CACGGAATGGGCATACCGTCTGTCGGGATTCTTCTGCACGAAGTCATCAAGTTGATGTACCACGCCAAAGTTAAGGATCCAATATTCTTCAGGATCGGTACGTGTGGAGGGATCGGTCTCGAAGGCGGCACCGTCGTCATCTCTGAAGAGGCAGTGGACGGCATGCTGAAGCCTTACTTAGATCTG CCCGTGCTAGGTAAAATAGTAAGAAGGCCTGCAAAGCTGGACCGACAGCTAGCTCACGATTTGAAGGCCCTGGCGCATCGCGACGACCCTTACGATACCGTGATCGGTAAAACCATGTGCACCTATGACTTCTACGAGGGACAAGGCCGAATGGACGGTGCATTCTGCGAGTTCAGTGAAAATGATAAATTGGAGTACTTAAACAAGCTGCACGAGGCTGGAGTAGTGAATATAGAAATGGAAAGCCTCTCCTTTGCGGCTCTTACTCATCACGCGGGCATCAAGTCCGCTGTTGTTTGTGTGACACTGCTAGATAGACTCAAGGGAGATCAG GTGCTGGCACCAAAAGAGGTCCTTGATGAATGGCAGATGAGACCACAGCAATTGGTTTCTCGTTACATAACTAGATATCTTCAACGAAAGGGTCCTCGTTCCCTAGAAGGGCATGGATTGATGTTTGTTAAGAGCCCTCGTCGGTTCAAGCTGGTTCAACAGGAATCAGAGAACTACGATTAA
- the LOC100876012 gene encoding uridine phosphorylase 1 isoform X1, with protein MPTCTCEPRIFDEENHVCQLKPPAEYEDEKIEYDASVRYSDGSVRLRNPNIELMDQDILYHLALGSGSHDLVEMFGDVKFVCMGGTPKRMEQFAHYIMQEIGHKLPAGTTLLDISQYSYRYSMYKVGPVLSISHGMGIPSVGILLHEVIKLMYHAKVKDPIFFRIGTCGGIGLEGGTVVISEEAVDGMLKPYLDLPVLGKIVRRPAKLDRQLAHDLKALAHRDDPYDTVIGKTMCTYDFYEGQGRMDGAFCEFSENDKLEYLNKLHEAGVVNIEMESLSFAALTHHAGIKSAVVCVTLLDRLKGDQVLAPKEVLDEWQMRPQQLVSRYITRYLQRKGPRSLEGHGLMFVKSPRRFKLVQQESENYD; from the exons ATGCCGACTTGTACGTGCGAACCGAGGATCTTCGACGAAGAGAACCACGTGTGTCAACTGAAGCCGCCTGCCGAATACGAGGACGAGAAAATTGAATACGACGCTAGTGTTAG GTACTCAGATGGCTCCGTACGACTACGAAATCCAAATATCGAGCTCATGGATCAGGACATCCTGTACCATCTCGCTCTTGGCAGCGGCTCGCACGATCTTGTGGAGATGTTCGGAGATGTCAAG TTCGTGTGCATGGGAGGCACACCTAAACGCATGGAACAGTTCGCCCACTACATAATGCAAGAAATAGGCCATAAGCTTCCTGCTGGAACGACGCTTCTCGACATTAGTCAGTATTCATACCGTTACTCCATGTACAAAGTTGGACCCGTTCTATCTATTAGC CACGGAATGGGCATACCGTCTGTCGGGATTCTTCTGCACGAAGTCATCAAGTTGATGTACCACGCCAAAGTTAAGGATCCAATATTCTTCAGGATCGGTACGTGTGGAGGGATCGGTCTCGAAGGCGGCACCGTCGTCATCTCTGAAGAGGCAGTGGACGGCATGCTGAAGCCTTACTTAGATCTG CCCGTGCTAGGTAAAATAGTAAGAAGGCCTGCAAAGCTGGACCGACAGCTAGCTCACGATTTGAAGGCCCTGGCGCATCGCGACGACCCTTACGATACCGTGATCGGTAAAACCATGTGCACCTATGACTTCTACGAGGGACAAGGCCGAATGGACGGTGCATTCTGCGAGTTCAGTGAAAATGATAAATTGGAGTACTTAAACAAGCTGCACGAGGCTGGAGTAGTGAATATAGAAATGGAAAGCCTCTCCTTTGCGGCTCTTACTCATCACGCGGGCATCAAGTCCGCTGTTGTTTGTGTGACACTGCTAGATAGACTCAAGGGAGATCAG GTGCTGGCACCAAAAGAGGTCCTTGATGAATGGCAGATGAGACCACAGCAATTGGTTTCTCGTTACATAACTAGATATCTTCAACGAAAGGGTCCTCGTTCCCTAGAAGGGCATGGATTGATGTTTGTTAAGAGCCCTCGTCGGTTCAAGCTGGTTCAACAGGAATCAGAGAACTACGATTAA
- the LOC100876012 gene encoding uridine phosphorylase 2 isoform X3: MDQDILYHLALGSGSHDLVEMFGDVKFVCMGGTPKRMEQFAHYIMQEIGHKLPAGTTLLDISQYSYRYSMYKVGPVLSISHGMGIPSVGILLHEVIKLMYHAKVKDPIFFRIGTCGGIGLEGGTVVISEEAVDGMLKPYLDLPVLGKIVRRPAKLDRQLAHDLKALAHRDDPYDTVIGKTMCTYDFYEGQGRMDGAFCEFSENDKLEYLNKLHEAGVVNIEMESLSFAALTHHAGIKSAVVCVTLLDRLKGDQVLAPKEVLDEWQMRPQQLVSRYITRYLQRKGPRSLEGHGLMFVKSPRRFKLVQQESENYD; this comes from the exons ATGGATCAGGACATCCTGTACCATCTCGCTCTTGGCAGCGGCTCGCACGATCTTGTGGAGATGTTCGGAGATGTCAAG TTCGTGTGCATGGGAGGCACACCTAAACGCATGGAACAGTTCGCCCACTACATAATGCAAGAAATAGGCCATAAGCTTCCTGCTGGAACGACGCTTCTCGACATTAGTCAGTATTCATACCGTTACTCCATGTACAAAGTTGGACCCGTTCTATCTATTAGC CACGGAATGGGCATACCGTCTGTCGGGATTCTTCTGCACGAAGTCATCAAGTTGATGTACCACGCCAAAGTTAAGGATCCAATATTCTTCAGGATCGGTACGTGTGGAGGGATCGGTCTCGAAGGCGGCACCGTCGTCATCTCTGAAGAGGCAGTGGACGGCATGCTGAAGCCTTACTTAGATCTG CCCGTGCTAGGTAAAATAGTAAGAAGGCCTGCAAAGCTGGACCGACAGCTAGCTCACGATTTGAAGGCCCTGGCGCATCGCGACGACCCTTACGATACCGTGATCGGTAAAACCATGTGCACCTATGACTTCTACGAGGGACAAGGCCGAATGGACGGTGCATTCTGCGAGTTCAGTGAAAATGATAAATTGGAGTACTTAAACAAGCTGCACGAGGCTGGAGTAGTGAATATAGAAATGGAAAGCCTCTCCTTTGCGGCTCTTACTCATCACGCGGGCATCAAGTCCGCTGTTGTTTGTGTGACACTGCTAGATAGACTCAAGGGAGATCAG GTGCTGGCACCAAAAGAGGTCCTTGATGAATGGCAGATGAGACCACAGCAATTGGTTTCTCGTTACATAACTAGATATCTTCAACGAAAGGGTCCTCGTTCCCTAGAAGGGCATGGATTGATGTTTGTTAAGAGCCCTCGTCGGTTCAAGCTGGTTCAACAGGAATCAGAGAACTACGATTAA